One part of the Phycisphaeraceae bacterium genome encodes these proteins:
- a CDS encoding GNAT family N-acetyltransferase, translating to MRKLTPDDSLEDLTELLHRAYAPLAASGLQYLASHQSVDVTRRRCFAPNAHCFVAELKHIVVGTITLYTLTEQSHCKYYTKPGIARFGQFAVEPSLQRTGVGRALMDYIENTVQSLNMSHIACDTAEHAHHLIAYYKRRQYQQVDTVDWPVTNYVSVVLSKQLQTS from the coding sequence GTGCGTAAGTTGACACCGGACGACTCTCTTGAGGATCTAACCGAACTGCTCCATCGTGCGTATGCGCCGCTTGCAGCAAGCGGCTTGCAATACCTGGCCAGCCATCAATCGGTTGATGTGACTCGAAGACGATGCTTTGCTCCGAACGCACACTGCTTTGTTGCCGAACTCAAGCACATAGTCGTTGGCACGATCACGCTGTACACATTGACCGAGCAGAGTCATTGCAAATACTACACCAAGCCAGGTATAGCACGGTTTGGACAGTTTGCAGTAGAGCCATCTCTCCAGCGCACAGGTGTTGGTCGAGCGCTCATGGACTATATAGAGAACACAGTCCAGTCACTAAACATGTCACACATCGCGTGTGACACAGCAGAGCATGCGCACCATCTCATTGCGTACTACAAACGACGACAGTATCAACAAGTTGATACGGTTGACTGGCCTGTGACTAACTATGTGAGTGTTGTGCTGAGCAAGCAGTTACAAACGTCATGA
- a CDS encoding DinB family protein, whose translation MLSTGEVRGVLVANGVRASVDGLLRYLTGFHDSNRTAQAQNLPNHVAWHLGHCALYMHVARRALDETPVPEQDFSKELPRQQDLFCTEDICFGSVPVDDPDRFPVLDRCVAVFRASGDSLAMGFEQASRDLLDRTTSWGSVKSLTFAELGLRMAFHNGTHTGQIIDLRRALGFDKVIVPKSS comes from the coding sequence ATGTTGTCAACAGGTGAAGTGCGAGGTGTTCTTGTCGCGAACGGGGTTCGTGCGTCTGTGGATGGACTTCTCAGGTACCTGACAGGGTTCCACGACTCCAACCGCACCGCTCAGGCACAGAATCTGCCGAACCACGTTGCATGGCATCTTGGGCATTGCGCTCTCTATATGCACGTCGCCCGTCGAGCATTGGATGAAACACCCGTGCCGGAGCAGGACTTCAGCAAGGAGCTTCCACGACAACAAGACCTGTTCTGCACCGAAGATATCTGCTTCGGTTCAGTTCCTGTGGATGATCCCGATCGTTTCCCGGTGCTTGATCGATGTGTTGCAGTGTTCCGTGCTTCGGGGGACAGTCTTGCAATGGGGTTTGAGCAGGCAAGCCGGGATTTACTTGATCGCACAACATCATGGGGATCGGTGAAGTCTCTCACCTTCGCTGAACTTGGGCTGCGTATGGCGTTTCACAATGGTACGCACACTGGGCAGATCATCGATCTTCGACGTGCATTGGGGTTTGACAAGGTGATCGTACCAAAGTCATCATGA
- a CDS encoding class I SAM-dependent methyltransferase has protein sequence MDQPFAPDTPQSPEVLVQSFYADPHVFDILHTPGTANEVNGLERICQKFARTSGDVTWLEPACGTGRYLRVAAGRGINVVGFDTSSDMIEYAQRRIPTGKGAGTSSLFVGDMVSFTPPVKANSIDMSFNTINTIRHLETDDAMLAHFECTRRVLKRGGIYVVGVSITDYVHERETEDVWHARRGHVHVDQAVQYLPPEDPNTRTEIVCSIMTVTTPKTTQQIESRYTLRTYDRTQWDTLMHKVGFRRLAAITEWGDEMDPPRWGYTIEVLSPV, from the coding sequence ATGGATCAACCGTTCGCGCCTGATACACCACAATCTCCCGAAGTGCTCGTGCAGAGCTTCTATGCAGACCCGCACGTCTTCGACATCCTGCACACGCCGGGAACTGCAAACGAGGTAAACGGGCTCGAACGCATCTGCCAGAAGTTTGCTCGGACATCGGGCGATGTTACGTGGCTGGAGCCTGCCTGCGGCACAGGAAGGTATTTGCGTGTCGCTGCCGGTCGGGGAATCAATGTTGTCGGGTTCGACACGAGCAGTGACATGATCGAGTACGCCCAGCGTCGGATTCCTACTGGAAAAGGAGCTGGGACGAGCAGCCTGTTTGTGGGTGACATGGTGTCATTCACACCCCCTGTCAAAGCGAACTCCATCGACATGTCTTTCAACACGATCAACACCATCCGTCATCTGGAAACTGACGATGCAATGCTCGCACACTTTGAATGCACCCGGCGCGTACTGAAAAGAGGCGGTATTTATGTCGTGGGTGTCAGCATCACGGATTATGTCCATGAACGAGAGACGGAGGATGTCTGGCATGCCCGCCGAGGCCACGTCCATGTCGATCAAGCGGTGCAGTATCTCCCGCCGGAAGACCCGAATACCCGCACCGAAATCGTCTGCAGCATCATGACCGTGACTACGCCAAAGACGACGCAGCAGATCGAATCCAGATACACACTCCGCACATATGACAGAACCCAATGGGACACGCTCATGCACAAAGTCGGGTTTAGGCGATTGGCAGCAATCACCGAATGGGGCGATGAGATGGACCCACCCCGCTGGGGATACACGATTGAGGTGCTGTCACCGGTCTGA
- the gap gene encoding type I glyceraldehyde-3-phosphate dehydrogenase → MIDLSSLQVIHSVACHAFSRRNKVPNSPIRIGINGFGRIGRLVYRIAKADPSLQVVAVNDLVPADNLAYLLKYDTMHGTFGTKVATTDDSFSLDGELTHTYAIKNPAEIPWNNHAVDYVLESTGLFTTKDDAGKHLAGGIKRVIISAPTKSPDSVPTFVYKVNEDKFDPKSHTVISNASCTTNCLAPVAKVVNDNFGIEEGLMTTIHAVTATQPTQDGPSRKDWRGGRNAYMNIIPASTGAAKAVALCLPELKGKLTGMSFRVPTADVSCVDLTIRTTKSTSLDQIHAAMKQASENQMAGVLGYTEDQVVSSDFVGDHRSSIYDAGACIQLSDRFFKLVSWYDNEAGYAARCVDMLRLMARHDGLLK, encoded by the coding sequence ATGATCGACCTATCCTCGCTTCAGGTCATTCATTCTGTGGCGTGTCATGCTTTTTCGAGGAGAAACAAGGTGCCCAACAGCCCCATCCGCATCGGTATCAATGGCTTCGGCAGAATCGGCCGGCTTGTGTATCGCATCGCCAAGGCAGACCCATCATTGCAGGTTGTCGCAGTCAACGATCTCGTCCCAGCTGACAACCTCGCGTACCTCCTCAAGTACGACACGATGCATGGCACATTTGGAACCAAGGTCGCGACGACAGATGACTCGTTCAGTCTTGATGGTGAACTCACCCACACCTATGCCATCAAGAACCCCGCAGAGATCCCATGGAACAACCACGCTGTCGACTACGTCCTTGAGTCAACAGGTCTGTTTACTACGAAGGACGATGCGGGCAAGCATCTTGCTGGCGGAATCAAGCGCGTCATTATCAGTGCGCCAACAAAGTCGCCCGATTCTGTTCCCACGTTTGTCTATAAGGTAAATGAGGACAAGTTTGATCCGAAATCTCACACAGTCATATCCAATGCGAGTTGCACAACCAACTGCCTCGCGCCGGTCGCAAAGGTTGTCAACGACAACTTCGGGATCGAAGAAGGTCTGATGACGACCATCCATGCAGTCACCGCAACCCAGCCGACCCAGGATGGCCCGAGCAGGAAGGACTGGCGCGGCGGCCGCAACGCATATATGAACATCATCCCAGCAAGTACCGGTGCTGCTAAGGCAGTTGCACTCTGCCTGCCGGAACTCAAAGGCAAGCTGACAGGCATGTCTTTCCGTGTCCCGACAGCCGATGTTTCATGTGTTGATCTGACGATTCGAACGACCAAATCGACATCGCTCGATCAGATTCACGCTGCGATGAAGCAGGCGAGCGAGAACCAGATGGCGGGTGTTCTTGGGTATACCGAGGATCAGGTCGTTTCCAGCGACTTTGTCGGCGATCATCGGTCGAGCATCTACGATGCCGGTGCATGCATTCAACTGTCCGACCGGTTCTTTAAGCTGGTTTCGTGGTATGACAACGAGGCTGGATACGCGGCCCGCTGTGTCGACATGCTCCGACTGATGGCACGCCATGACGGCCTGTTGAAGTAA
- the panB gene encoding 3-methyl-2-oxobutanoate hydroxymethyltransferase, producing the protein MATMSPNGSSILPSHPEANACSGTPHAGVAARRERVTLRSVRAMKEAGTPFACVSVYDATLAALFEQGGVPVMLVGDSAAQVVLGLPRTIDMPMDVLIALTAGVRRGAPHALIMADLPFLSYHMDTAQALHNAGRFMTEGMADIVKLEADASFVPVVQAMTRAGIPVCAHIGMHPQRAALRGGYMAAGKTAAEAHQIVRDAIALEQAGAALLLVEAVPDEVAARIVRETTVPVIGIGAGPSCHGQILVAHDMLGLTANVPGFVGVRSDLGAEVIRTAREWASRVERRDIGAKAYRMKDGERELFEQGQTRTSETAHLPNMEPTSR; encoded by the coding sequence ATGGCAACGATGTCTCCAAACGGCTCATCGATTCTTCCATCGCACCCCGAAGCAAATGCGTGCAGCGGTACACCACACGCTGGTGTCGCAGCACGTCGCGAGCGAGTAACACTGCGATCTGTGCGTGCAATGAAGGAGGCAGGTACGCCCTTCGCGTGTGTCTCCGTCTATGACGCAACACTGGCTGCGCTTTTCGAACAAGGTGGTGTGCCAGTGATGCTTGTTGGCGATTCGGCGGCCCAGGTTGTGCTCGGGCTTCCTCGCACGATCGACATGCCAATGGATGTGTTGATCGCGCTCACTGCAGGTGTCCGTCGTGGCGCACCTCATGCTTTGATTATGGCGGATCTTCCGTTCCTCTCGTATCACATGGATACAGCGCAGGCCCTGCACAATGCTGGCCGGTTCATGACCGAAGGAATGGCTGACATTGTGAAACTGGAAGCAGATGCGAGCTTTGTACCTGTTGTGCAAGCCATGACTCGAGCGGGAATACCTGTCTGCGCGCACATCGGCATGCATCCCCAGCGTGCTGCACTCCGGGGTGGGTATATGGCTGCTGGGAAAACAGCAGCAGAAGCGCACCAGATCGTGCGAGACGCCATCGCACTTGAGCAAGCAGGCGCTGCTTTGCTGCTTGTCGAGGCAGTGCCTGATGAGGTGGCAGCGCGCATCGTGAGAGAAACAACTGTTCCAGTCATCGGCATTGGCGCAGGTCCATCGTGTCACGGTCAGATTCTTGTGGCGCATGACATGCTCGGTCTAACTGCGAATGTACCCGGTTTCGTTGGCGTGCGATCTGACCTTGGTGCCGAGGTCATCCGTACCGCCAGAGAATGGGCGTCACGAGTCGAGCGCAGGGATATTGGGGCAAAGGCTTATCGGATGAAAGATGGCGAACGTGAGTTGTTCGAGCAGGGCCAAACTCGAACATCTGAAACCGCCCATCTCCCGAATATGGAACCAACTTCCCGATAA
- a CDS encoding trypsin-like peptidase domain-containing protein, with amino-acid sequence MSDSPAEGAAPVRRIGSPVPAIVVLLAIAATLFAAPTILREIGNAQTEVDIKLARQELRQNDILTQINKATQAVAQVARPSVVHIEARRGRVSSSSGSGWVYDTDGHIVTNAHVVRDSRGARVHFSDGTSTTASIIGADDFTDVAVLKLDRSRTLFPANRATGEVIHQGDRVYVFGSPFGFRFSMSEGIISGLGRNAPGVVGSGFSNFIQTDAAVNPGNSGGPLIDVRGNVVGMTVAIATGSDTTGTTESGQSAGISFAIPLRTIENVVEQFIENGSVDRGFLGVTLERNPVAIHNADSGEAVLGVVVGSVNDHSAADAAGIWRGDVVLSIDGQPTTSMEALRSVVTSTRPGVEVMVEVARTTDNGLEFLNLPLVLGTFPAAVLSLNAYGLSFYEDFQDSPPRVYSAGRGSQASDDGFQNGMVIQRAGDRRVMSLDDLYQALEDLGFHRGRPVEVEVRTGNGEDDVLYKTMISPQSVHSPE; translated from the coding sequence ATGTCTGATTCGCCAGCGGAAGGAGCAGCACCCGTGCGACGAATCGGATCTCCAGTGCCAGCGATAGTTGTTCTGCTTGCGATCGCTGCCACGCTCTTTGCCGCTCCAACCATTCTTCGCGAGATTGGAAACGCCCAGACCGAAGTCGATATCAAACTTGCCAGACAGGAACTCCGTCAGAACGACATCCTCACACAGATCAACAAAGCGACACAGGCAGTGGCACAGGTTGCCAGACCATCTGTCGTCCATATTGAAGCTCGCCGCGGGCGAGTGAGCAGTTCGAGTGGTTCGGGCTGGGTGTACGACACAGATGGCCATATCGTGACAAACGCGCATGTGGTGCGGGATTCTCGCGGCGCTCGTGTGCATTTTTCAGATGGCACAAGTACAACTGCAAGCATCATTGGAGCTGATGATTTCACCGACGTTGCGGTACTGAAACTTGATCGGAGCAGAACCCTCTTTCCTGCGAACAGAGCCACAGGCGAGGTGATACATCAAGGTGATCGCGTCTATGTCTTTGGTTCTCCGTTCGGATTCAGATTCTCCATGTCTGAAGGCATCATCTCCGGGCTTGGGAGGAATGCGCCTGGTGTCGTTGGCTCGGGTTTTTCAAACTTCATCCAGACCGATGCTGCAGTCAACCCCGGGAACTCTGGCGGCCCACTCATTGACGTGCGTGGCAACGTGGTCGGAATGACCGTTGCAATTGCAACAGGGAGTGACACTACTGGCACGACAGAGTCGGGGCAATCAGCGGGGATCAGCTTTGCTATCCCGCTGCGAACAATCGAGAATGTTGTCGAGCAGTTTATCGAGAACGGAAGCGTTGATCGTGGATTCCTCGGTGTCACACTCGAACGCAATCCGGTCGCAATCCACAATGCCGACTCTGGAGAAGCCGTGCTCGGTGTCGTTGTAGGATCGGTCAATGATCACTCGGCAGCCGACGCCGCTGGTATTTGGCGCGGCGATGTCGTGCTTTCGATCGATGGGCAACCGACCACCTCAATGGAAGCGCTCCGATCTGTCGTTACATCGACACGACCAGGCGTTGAGGTCATGGTCGAGGTTGCACGAACAACGGACAATGGTCTGGAGTTTCTCAACCTCCCGCTTGTACTGGGCACGTTCCCAGCAGCGGTGCTCTCGCTCAATGCGTATGGCTTGTCCTTCTATGAGGATTTCCAGGACTCACCACCACGGGTTTATAGCGCAGGCCGAGGCTCTCAAGCAAGCGATGATGGATTCCAGAACGGCATGGTGATCCAGCGTGCTGGCGATCGTCGCGTTATGTCACTTGACGATCTGTACCAGGCGCTCGAAGATCTTGGATTCCATCGTGGCCGACCTGTCGAAGTTGAAGTTCGTACAGGAAATGGTGAAGACGATGTTCTCTACAAGACAATGATCTCACCACAATCGGTGCACAGCCCTGAATAG
- a CDS encoding UDP-N-acetylmuramoyl-L-alanine--D-glutamate ligase, giving the protein MTTGNTASFAGKRVTVMGLGRFGGGVAVTRWLAKQGAAVTVSDAASEEQLKDSISQLDDCIANGSVRLALGSHKEQHFAEADFVVANPAVPKPWENRFLGHARQHGVSVTTEIRLLAEIIPDGVTTIGITGSAGKSTTSAMIAHALRSQYKETAKAVWFGGNIGGSLLDDAARMKPGDVVVLELSSAMLYWLSGSSFDDGTAVSTEAEWRPDIGVLTSIAPNHIDWHGSLSHYVRSKSQIGHATQRVHAMDTPTTRECLAACDRARYVSQQDVDVVPVDLLHVPGEHNRANAMLAATVVAGVTECGVSEALQSLSYFSGLADRLQRIDAPGGIVAYNDSKSTTPEATVLAVQAVKQSHPDAMVHLIAGGYDKGVSLDAIAALAIDGEIDELYPIGTTGSVLADNVSCKDFGTLENAVSAAFEQMQPSDVLLLSPGCASWDQFDDYRQRGQRFIELVQQRVPESANTLRA; this is encoded by the coding sequence ATGACAACAGGCAACACAGCTTCATTTGCTGGAAAACGTGTCACTGTCATGGGGCTCGGTAGGTTTGGAGGCGGCGTTGCTGTCACACGGTGGCTTGCCAAGCAGGGCGCAGCTGTAACTGTCAGCGATGCTGCAAGCGAAGAACAACTCAAAGACAGCATTTCACAACTCGATGACTGCATCGCAAACGGCTCTGTGCGTCTGGCACTCGGGAGTCACAAGGAACAACATTTCGCAGAGGCTGATTTTGTCGTTGCGAATCCTGCGGTACCAAAGCCGTGGGAGAACCGGTTCCTGGGCCATGCCCGTCAGCACGGCGTTTCTGTAACAACCGAGATTCGGTTGCTTGCTGAGATCATTCCGGATGGTGTGACGACCATTGGCATCACCGGGAGCGCGGGCAAGAGCACAACCAGCGCCATGATTGCGCACGCTTTGCGATCGCAATACAAGGAAACCGCTAAGGCTGTCTGGTTCGGCGGGAATATCGGAGGCTCGCTGCTTGATGATGCGGCGCGCATGAAACCGGGTGATGTTGTTGTGCTGGAGCTTTCCAGCGCGATGCTCTACTGGCTCAGCGGCAGCAGCTTTGACGACGGAACAGCGGTTTCAACCGAAGCCGAGTGGCGTCCCGATATCGGCGTGCTGACATCCATCGCGCCGAACCACATCGACTGGCACGGCTCACTATCGCATTACGTGCGATCAAAGTCCCAGATTGGGCATGCAACACAGCGAGTTCATGCGATGGACACACCAACAACGCGAGAATGTTTGGCTGCTTGCGATCGTGCTCGATATGTCTCCCAACAGGATGTCGATGTTGTTCCTGTTGATCTGCTGCATGTGCCGGGCGAACACAATCGAGCCAATGCAATGCTCGCAGCAACTGTTGTAGCCGGTGTGACCGAGTGCGGTGTCAGTGAAGCTTTGCAATCACTTTCGTACTTTTCGGGGCTCGCCGATCGATTGCAACGGATTGATGCGCCCGGCGGTATCGTCGCGTACAACGACTCCAAATCGACAACGCCTGAAGCAACCGTGCTCGCTGTGCAGGCTGTAAAGCAGTCGCATCCTGATGCGATGGTTCATCTTATTGCGGGTGGATACGACAAAGGGGTATCACTCGATGCGATTGCTGCCCTTGCAATCGATGGTGAGATCGACGAGCTGTATCCGATCGGGACGACAGGCAGCGTGCTTGCAGACAACGTGTCGTGCAAAGACTTTGGCACGCTTGAGAATGCGGTCAGCGCAGCCTTTGAACAGATGCAGCCGTCTGATGTGTTGCTACTGAGCCCGGGCTGCGCATCTTGGGACCAGTTCGACGACTATCGCCAGCGCGGACAACGATTCATCGAACTGGTACAGCAGCGTGTGCCAGAATCTGCGAATACACTTCGCGCGTGA
- a CDS encoding aminotransferase class IV: protein MTVYLNGSFLPAAEAKVGVFDRGFLLGDGVYEGVRAFSGVPMWTDRHVARMKDGLYQAGIKADPSDLVEVSRKLLRLNGLPDAFLYWQITRGEPSSSQPVRSRIPAGDMKPTVFAYASRTRPVAYYRQTVPTVKASVMQDIRWLRGRLKSTSLLGNVLSALHANEHDASEAIMLRDGFVAEACACNVILALPTASGSTELVTPSLESAPILAGITRERICELDPSIAQRPVREEELQHATEVILTGTNATVTAVTHLDDKPIGTGQAGPHARRLLTLYMDAIDQAASQSEPALPLNGIAEPKQPLMTRGVGC from the coding sequence ATGACTGTCTATCTCAACGGCTCGTTTCTTCCCGCTGCCGAAGCCAAAGTGGGGGTCTTTGATCGCGGTTTCCTGCTTGGGGACGGCGTCTACGAGGGTGTCCGTGCGTTCTCCGGCGTGCCTATGTGGACTGATCGGCACGTGGCGAGAATGAAGGACGGGCTGTATCAGGCTGGGATCAAGGCTGATCCGAGCGATCTCGTTGAGGTCAGCCGCAAACTGCTTCGGCTGAACGGTCTGCCTGACGCGTTCCTGTACTGGCAGATCACGCGAGGCGAACCAAGCTCAAGCCAACCGGTGCGTTCCCGCATTCCCGCTGGCGACATGAAGCCGACCGTCTTTGCCTACGCGTCGCGTACGCGGCCGGTTGCATACTACAGGCAGACCGTGCCAACGGTGAAAGCATCGGTCATGCAGGACATCCGATGGCTGCGTGGCAGATTGAAATCAACATCGCTGCTGGGCAATGTGCTCTCTGCACTCCATGCCAACGAGCATGATGCGAGTGAGGCCATCATGCTTCGCGATGGGTTTGTTGCTGAAGCGTGCGCGTGCAATGTGATTCTGGCACTCCCCACAGCAAGTGGCAGCACAGAACTTGTCACACCCTCGCTCGAGAGCGCACCAATCCTTGCTGGCATCACGCGCGAGCGGATCTGTGAACTCGATCCATCGATTGCGCAAAGGCCTGTGCGTGAGGAAGAACTCCAGCATGCGACCGAGGTTATTCTGACAGGGACAAACGCAACCGTTACAGCTGTGACACATCTCGATGACAAGCCAATCGGAACAGGACAGGCTGGGCCGCACGCGCGCAGGCTTCTGACACTCTACATGGACGCGATAGATCAGGCAGCATCACAGTCGGAGCCCGCACTTCCTTTGAATGGCATAGCCGAGCCGAAGCAGCCTCTTATGACTCGCGGCGTGGGCTGCTGA
- the hflX gene encoding GTPase HflX: MGQPRTERTGIDVQRERVVLAAVRLPDSHHDPEDPFGELSALAQQAGAIVVAELEQSLDRPNAGTYMGSGKVNELKQLAELQNASTIIFDHDLSPRQISNIEQITGKKVLDRNELILDIFASRATTHEARIQVELAQLEYTYPRLRAMWTHLERIVGAGGMAGIGTRGPGEQQLEIDRRLVQQRRLRLERELETIHDRKRRQVKSRRATNFTVGLVGYTNAGKSTLFNSLTAGGAYADDRLFATLMTRTRTWDLGASVSGGGNAEVMLSDTVGFVRDLPHDLVASFRSTLEEATHADLLLVVLDVSDHRAEQQLRTVMTTLDELFEDVARSEERRGEEWHMPKRVVLLNKADKLKSNEDVLVWQSRVPDSIVISALTDESGRLLIGHDDLVEHVRHESIGRVEDLIITLPMRDAKTIHAIETAAEVTDRVYQDDCVQLFARMSASQVEKFRSGSPTMRVERANEAV, translated from the coding sequence GTGGGACAACCTCGCACAGAACGTACAGGAATCGATGTCCAGCGGGAGCGTGTGGTCTTGGCAGCTGTCAGATTGCCGGACTCACACCATGACCCCGAGGATCCCTTCGGTGAACTCTCCGCGCTTGCTCAGCAGGCCGGCGCGATCGTTGTGGCTGAGTTGGAGCAATCGCTCGACCGCCCCAACGCGGGCACATACATGGGATCGGGCAAGGTCAACGAACTGAAGCAACTGGCCGAACTCCAGAACGCCTCGACGATCATCTTCGATCACGACCTCTCACCCCGGCAGATCAGCAACATTGAGCAGATCACCGGGAAGAAGGTGCTCGACCGCAACGAGCTGATTCTCGACATCTTTGCCAGTCGCGCAACGACACACGAGGCGCGGATCCAGGTCGAACTTGCACAGCTTGAGTACACATATCCACGGCTGCGCGCCATGTGGACCCACCTTGAACGCATTGTCGGCGCTGGCGGGATGGCTGGCATTGGCACGCGCGGACCGGGTGAGCAGCAACTCGAAATCGACCGGCGTCTTGTGCAGCAGCGCAGACTTCGACTCGAGCGCGAGCTTGAAACGATCCACGATCGGAAGCGCAGGCAGGTCAAATCTCGGCGAGCGACAAACTTCACAGTTGGTCTGGTCGGGTACACAAACGCAGGCAAGAGCACACTTTTCAACAGTCTGACTGCTGGCGGCGCATACGCGGATGATCGACTGTTTGCGACGCTGATGACGCGCACGCGCACATGGGATCTCGGAGCGTCCGTATCCGGCGGTGGAAATGCTGAGGTGATGCTGAGCGATACCGTCGGATTTGTGCGTGATCTTCCGCACGATCTTGTTGCTTCGTTCCGATCGACACTTGAGGAAGCGACCCATGCGGATCTGCTGCTGGTTGTGCTTGACGTGTCGGACCATCGTGCCGAGCAGCAGTTGCGCACCGTCATGACAACCCTGGACGAACTCTTCGAGGATGTTGCCAGATCAGAGGAACGTCGTGGCGAGGAGTGGCACATGCCAAAGCGCGTGGTGCTGCTGAACAAAGCGGACAAGCTCAAATCAAACGAGGATGTGCTTGTGTGGCAGAGCAGGGTGCCCGATTCGATCGTGATCTCTGCGTTGACCGACGAGTCCGGGAGACTTCTGATCGGACACGATGATCTTGTGGAGCATGTGCGCCACGAATCGATCGGCCGGGTCGAAGATCTCATCATTACGCTCCCCATGCGCGACGCGAAAACCATTCACGCGATTGAGACCGCTGCCGAGGTGACCGATCGTGTCTATCAGGACGATTGCGTGCAGTTGTTCGCACGGATGAGCGCCAGCCAAGTGGAGAAGTTCCGTTCCGGCAGTCCCACGATGCGGGTTGAGCGAGCGAACGAGGCAGTGTGA
- a CDS encoding S41 family peptidase: MSSERKVMRDSTASLVVRLLLLILLGVAVLASVASLYIRTRQTAFADPILQARMLIKDRFVREVDDQRLQMGAVAGMIAALDDPYSFFVEQTDTSEFHKAMLGEYVGIGVSVELIDGVLTVVTPLDESPALKAGVRAGDEIVRIDDADTKGMTLDDAAAHLTGAPGTNITIIVNRKGDQLPITITRAEITTQTVKGIIREGSDSAWRYMLDPVNNIAYIRITQFNPTTSVELRDALEAATNTYGEIRGLIIDLRSNPGGILDEAVAVADDFLDRGTILSTKGRGFAEETFRAREGHIIPSTAPIAVLIDGQSASASEILSGTLVESKRAIAVGERTFGKGSVQGMYLLPSEKGEIKLTEQLYYLPSGRTVQKRDGDPTWGVDPSPGFAVPLTEEHQILMRNARERFDVISDDSPIRANATAAELVTQRADPQLSRAYEAVLAHVTTGIWPEVKDYATSVDMAGASDPEAGLPVGTRLKAAQQYREFLVTELSRMDLQIEKLSTSPDN; this comes from the coding sequence ATGAGTTCAGAAAGAAAAGTTATGCGAGATTCGACCGCATCCCTCGTCGTGCGACTCCTGCTGCTGATATTGCTAGGTGTAGCCGTACTCGCGTCTGTTGCATCACTGTACATTCGAACGCGCCAGACAGCATTTGCCGATCCGATCCTGCAGGCACGCATGCTTATCAAGGATCGCTTTGTCAGGGAAGTTGATGATCAAAGGTTGCAGATGGGGGCGGTCGCTGGCATGATCGCTGCTTTGGACGATCCGTACTCGTTCTTCGTTGAGCAGACCGACACGTCCGAGTTCCACAAGGCGATGCTCGGTGAATATGTTGGTATCGGAGTATCGGTCGAACTGATCGATGGAGTGCTGACCGTTGTGACCCCGCTTGATGAGTCTCCAGCACTCAAGGCGGGCGTGCGGGCGGGCGACGAGATCGTCAGAATAGACGATGCCGACACAAAGGGCATGACGCTTGATGATGCAGCAGCACATCTGACAGGCGCGCCAGGAACTAACATCACGATCATAGTCAACCGCAAGGGTGACCAGCTTCCTATTACCATCACACGCGCAGAGATAACAACCCAAACAGTCAAAGGGATTATCCGCGAAGGCAGCGATTCTGCGTGGCGCTACATGCTCGATCCAGTAAACAACATCGCGTATATCCGTATCACCCAGTTTAACCCCACAACATCAGTCGAACTGCGCGATGCGCTTGAAGCGGCAACGAACACATACGGCGAGATTCGCGGGCTTATCATCGATCTTCGCTCCAATCCCGGCGGTATTCTCGACGAAGCTGTTGCGGTTGCGGACGACTTTCTGGATCGTGGAACGATACTCTCAACCAAGGGACGTGGCTTTGCAGAGGAAACGTTTCGGGCGCGCGAAGGTCACATCATTCCAAGCACTGCACCGATTGCAGTGCTGATTGACGGCCAAAGCGCGTCTGCCTCGGAGATTCTTTCAGGGACACTGGTTGAATCAAAGCGCGCAATCGCAGTCGGTGAACGTACATTCGGCAAAGGCAGTGTGCAGGGCATGTACCTGCTGCCGAGTGAGAAGGGCGAGATCAAACTGACCGAGCAGTTGTACTACCTGCCGTCGGGGCGCACTGTACAGAAACGAGATGGCGATCCGACCTGGGGCGTTGATCCCTCGCCTGGGTTTGCGGTTCCACTCACTGAAGAGCACCAGATTCTGATGAGAAATGCCCGCGAACGCTTCGACGTGATCTCTGATGATTCGCCAATACGTGCGAATGCGACCGCGGCCGAACTTGTCACCCAGCGCGCCGATCCCCAGTTGTCAAGAGCATACGAAGCAGTGCTCGCACACGTGACGACTGGCATCTGGCCTGAAGTAAAGGACTATGCCACCTCTGTTGATATGGCAGGTGCGTCCGACCCCGAAGCTGGCCTGCCTGTTGGTACTCGACTGAAAGCTGCCCAGCAATACCGTGAGTTCCTCGTGACGGAACTATCGCGCATGGATTTGCAGATAGAAAAACTCTCGACCTCCCCTGACAACTGA